In Triplophysa dalaica isolate WHDGS20190420 chromosome 19, ASM1584641v1, whole genome shotgun sequence, the sequence taaaAGCTGTACACTTACTACTTTACAatgtagcaaggtttcatttCCTCAGTGTTGTCacacaaaaagatataaaatgtttacataaatgtgaggggtgtactcactactgtgatatataaatattcagAATACAGTAGAAGTGGAATTTTTCTTCTGGCACTCAGAAGTCTTGCAATGAGAAGTCTTGCAAATGGTTTCAAGTGAGCTGCTACACATGAAACTTAAAGCTGGGATTCATGCTGGAAGAAATGATGCATCCCATATCTATAGGAGATGGtgaagatatatatatatataggagatggtggtctagtgggttaaaccactgactggtaaatcaaaggttgctcgttcgatcccagcagccaccaccagtgtgtccttaagcaagacactttactccatgttgctccagggggattgtccctataagtgcactgtaagtcgctttggataaaatcgtctgccaaatgactaaatgtaaatgtaaatatcgcATTGATACAGGACGTTCGATGTACGCAACTTGTCCCGTATTTTAGAGTaaatatttcgtgatttttaaggtcctgttttggtttatggagtgtccaacaacaagtttacgtacatcCGTACATCTAATAATATCCAGTTATTATTAcctcacttcttgactgactctcaaatggtTCGTtcgcgattcatctgtctaataccctcctttctgtcagcctactctgatctgattggtcagatggtctactGCGTGCAGTGTGGCAAACGGCATGTAGGTGGGCATTACACAGATTGACACAAATCTGACACGCTGACCCGGAACCTGTAATAAAAAAGACGGACGACTCATtcgtgtgattcagagtcaagacaataactttgttatttgttcactttcgtatttacaacttggcagacagcttacattcacacacaacaatTTACATTCACAGCAACAATTTACACTGTAAGAACATTGTAATAGTTCCTCTTTAAAAATGGAATACAGTAGAAACCAAAAACACTAATATTTACCACAAGAAACGGCAGAATAGCTCAAAACCAGCTGAAAGCAAATAAGATGCtctgtcagtgtttctcttGCTTCAGGCACATGTTGATGCCCCGCAGTCTCCAGGgtctgattcacaaaacattcttaagacaATTCTGCTTAACTGCCctttttaaattcttaaatttaaattgaaaaaaaagttaGGAATATTATTTATTCTTGAAAAAACTTCTTAGGACAGTTCTCACATGTTTTCTCAAGATTGATTTACATAGCATATAGTATGTCATGCAGTTCACCTCTTCATGGTCTTGGTCTTTTCCTCCTTCCAAAAGCAACTCTAGGCAATGCCCTCTAGGTGGCGCAAGAGAAAGAGGATTGGAGAGGAGAACATGCAGAAGAAAGTCTGATAAAGAAAGATGGTATCTGAAGCACATGTAAAGTTGAGCTCAAGCAGAGACTGAGTTGATATGTTCCATTCTTCATAATTCCAAGAAACCCATCAGAGGGCGGTTTAGGCCCTATCCAGTTTTGGGAATGCACCAAACCTTATCAGACGTTTATTTGACCATGAGACTTTCCTGGAGAGTGACCTGACCTTCCTTTTCATTTCATCTTTGCCTGTAAGGGACATAAATATTTGCTACAAGTATAGCAACATtaaacatgtgttgtgtgtttgtcacgccatagaaaaaatgtgttaataaccACTCAgccaaatatgaataaaaaggaGGCAATTCTccctattaactagttgttattagcatgcctattattggcatattggctttTTATTAGTACTTACAAAACACATATTCAGCATGACACTAGGCTACTCTACATCCCttatcctacccaatacctaaaacTAATAACTAACTACCATACTAAATATTAATAAGCAACTAATTAAGAGATAATTGGGGGAAAAGTCATAGTTAAGGGTTTGTTAACAGCAAGGATTGCCCcatatactgaagtgtgaccaaaaatGTCTAATTATTAACCacttaatgaataaaaacagcttaagtaaataaaataagttatcaaAATCTTGAAAGAAATGTGCAGTGTTCTCTGCTCTAAAATGCTAGGGGCGTCCACTGTCAGCAGTAGTGTAAAGTATTGGAGTAAATGTTATTAGTTAATgtacttgagtatttttttGGCCTCTTTGTAGTTGTACtgagtattaaagatatcaCCAACTTGAACTCTCTATTTGACTACATTTTGAATTATATGtactccactacatttgtaatgattgtatttatttttattggtattTCATGAggcaaaacaaatatacatttattgagATTACAGATTATCCAAATTCAGTGACAcgtgttttaaattatatttcaaaaacaaataatgttttttattgatgaAAACATTAAGACCATTATTTTTATGGGGTGGGACGGTTAGGGACCTGGCAACTGGATAGGGGGCGCTGGCCCataaaaggttgagaaccactgatctagaaCAACTGCAGTCCTCacttatatgaaataaaaaactgattttAGAGCAAACtcatgttttcttgtgttgtgtCACACATGTGTGTTGTGAAAAGCTCTTACTcgaaaacatacagtaaacattgAACCACTCACCCATCAACAAGTTCCTTCTGttcttcaaatgtatatttctgcAAGCCCATGTCTccaatagcatctggctgcagaaTTGCACTTGCACTCTCAGACATCTGAGCTTCCTGTGACGTAACTTGCAATCGAAACCTAACTGTGACGTCACATGCAAATCGACACAAATAAACCGGAGAATTTATCAGAACTCCAACAAGGATTATatctttgtattattttattttaacatttaaataaagtatgacTAGTAAAttgatatatattatatttaaaataaatcgtatattataatataacggCAAAGTCTATCGTGTATAtatccagagtgaggaaaatgGCTCAGAAATTCACGCTGGACCTCACACATCCAAGCCATCCTTTCAACAGATGAAACAGATGccatctcttcacaatgctggAGTCTGGTAGACGTTGtacaccaaaacaaccagaattAAAACAGcgtcttccctcaggccatctacctcttgaacagttaaatgttttttacccACCGTGCAATTTaataactctgtgcaataataattaagtgcaatattaattatatcctccagataatacaccatctatttttatacaactttttctgtaaatgatatttcattctgctgtatatagcTTATACCTTGTACCAtacaatagtctattcttactttttacttgtacatatttattttggaaacaacatcattttttaaatggccTTCCCAGTGTAGCTTTATTTTCCTCAGTGTGGTTGGTTTCAGGGAAGGGCATAAACTACAGATTTACAATGTGCAACATGATTGTGCACTGAGGCACCAGGTTTTTTTAGAAAGTGGTAGTATTGAATGGTCATCTGCAAGAAGAAAACGATGAGACCAATATAtacatagattttttatttgttaacattagttagtCTGAGAGTGCGAGTTGATAGGCTGCAGCCAGACCCTTCTCCATGTCTCTGTGTCAAACAGGTCGCGCGCATGTTGCTGTGTCTGCGGGTGTGCGCATATGGCGAGCAtttataacttcaataactcatgtactgcactgtacctttaataaccgcaccaactcatctactgcactgtaactttaatagctaatgtctgtaactaatgcacactcaagtcacttgcactattgtatagtctatattgttatctgttcataaccacctgcacattaatgttcacagtatatagccttctgtctatattgttcatagtacataccgactgtcacattttcatagtacatggccattgtatagtattttcctaatattgtattctgtatttattcacactcactgtatatcctgcacttgctaattgcacttctggttagacctaaactacatttcgttacactgtacttgtatatgtgtaatgacaataaagttgaatctaatctaatctaatctaatttatCATTGTTGGCAAACAATATGACACATTTGCAGTTTTGATTGGATAGATATAGATTCATATACACTTCATCAAACGGTCTTTGTGTTCTACGTTTTTTTAAGATTCGCCCTACGAGGAGTGAGTAATCCGCCGCTTCATATAATTCAGATCGTGCTGCGAACTGAACAAATCACTGATTCTTGAACCCATCAAACGGTTTTGCCCATTGTTCAATTAACACTTTCAAAAGAATCGACTCAAAAGAATTAGTCACTCGGGACTACCCGGAAAAAGAAACGAAAACCTTGAAATAAACAACGCATTTTATAATGCATGAAGGAACGAGGGAACGTCACGCAGTTTAACGAAGTAAAAGTGCAGAATTTCTAAAAGAAATATACTCAAGAATAAAAGTACCCACTTTTAATTTGACTCCAAAGCGGGCGTAAcagccaatctcatattaatcttgagtacctatatagtagtattgcatacttcgtatcttcaaagagtattaaatttgatcacatttataaaagatagagcTTTGAGATTGTTCCGAAAACAGAGCGCGTGCGAGAgagaggggtaggctgaaccaaagcacatgcGCTTccaattgtaaacaaaacatacatcagtttcactcTCCACAATCGGCATGTCCGGattcttttagcactgggatgGGTCCATATATCGGTTTCAAAATTCCTCCAAAtctagcgttatatccacagtttattacattcatcaccaaaatgcagtgaacaaacaaacacctgaatttCGCGAACGcatgctctctcactctcctgttgcaagtgaaagtgatgtctgcgcatgctcctccTGTGGCCGTGTCGCATGCTCTTCCAGGAgagttgtccaataagggaccaAGTTATGAAACGGTTATTTCTTCACCTTAATGTTGGGCTCTACGTTTACCAACAAACGCCGCTCcaaaaatgcattgaacaatTTCAATTACTCCATGTTTAGAAATTCCCCTAAAAACTCCACTTATCAAGTCTTCATTTTCAGTTCCAAGATAGCTTTCAAAtgccaaacttttttttattatcagagTTTTAAGTGTCACAGGGAATCAAGACAGTTGATGAATTTTGCGCCACAATGCATCTTTGGTCTGTACAGCTAAAAATCATCAGATATCAAGCGGTTTAAGAGCACATCTCTGAACGGTTAACCTTCTGTCGTTTCCTTTAAAACCAGCTCTTTTTATCTCAAGACACTTCAATTGTCCTCGGGGATAAAAAACTCCTGAAAATGCCACGGTGCAAACAAATGCTGACAACAGGTGTAGtgtaataactttattaaaatcagcAATGAAATTTACATCGTGAAGAAAACACCTCCACTGGAAACCACGGTTTCTTCACTCCTATTTTCAGCAACAGCTCTCCCTGCAACACAAGAGCCatgtgaaactgatgtcttttGACATTGTATACAAACTAAAGTTACACCTACTTTTCCTggcacagctctgctcacaggaaCCAGAAGCAGGGTGGCACACCGCAGTACTACAGTGAATATAGATCTGTCCAACAAAGATCAGCTTTAGCAACAAATATAAAGAGGCAATTTAGAGATAACGAAAAAGGCTGTAGGAAATCATACAGTCTCCTGCAGAGGGGCCAGTGATGATGGATCGACAAACGTGAACATCTTCACAACAAAGCGCTTGTAGTGGGTTGGGAACTGGAGACCAGACGAACCAACTTCAGGAACCAGTGCCGTCAGGTAACGGTCATCCTGGTAAGGACAGCTACACCAGAAGTCACAGTCAGGACTCGTTCACAGCACACTATCTGGACAAATTCTTGGGATCCTACTCACCCATCAACTAGAAGATCCCACTGGGGTAGACTGAGAGGACTAGGAGCTGATGTCGCCCAACAGTGTCCCAACATCAGGACAAGATTTGGGTCAGTCCTCTCCAAAATGCCTACCTCAACATACACAGGCTCTCGCAGGACCTTTGTGACTGGATACTCATCCTCACCGTAGTAGGACGTGTACGCCTCATCTCCTGAGAATAAACGCTTATTGTTACTGCCCAGCTAGAGTTTGAGACCAGTGCTACAAATGTACCACTCCTCTTGTGAGAAGCATTTTTTTGAAGACGAGCACATCGTTACCTTCTGCACAGCCTTTAGTGACACATTGGCCATTTGCCAGTCTAAGCTCAACCCTGAGGGGTCCAGGAGCAGCTACAGGTGGAGGTGGTGGAACGGTGTTGACATCAACAACCAGAGCTTCCACAGCAGTGGCAGAATATCTACACTGGAAGAGCAGTCTAGACAACAAACAAAGAGCTTCTTGCATACGTTCAAGAATTCACAGTACTGAGAGAAAACCCAGATGACCTACTCAAATTGACTGTCCCTTGTGATGGAGCCAAGAGGTCCAATCCCCACTTCATAGGATGAAGTCATTCTGTTCTCATACACCACATAGCCATTTTCCTCCTGCAAGCAAAAACACGATTGACATCAAATCTATTCCAGACATCCAAATCATCGACAGCAAACTCACCGTCATGCTGGTGCCACAGTCAGTGACTGGAAACTGGTATATGGCAAATGAAGGCGTGGAACCAACAGGACCACAAGATGCTTCACTTCCACCCAGCAAACGGACCGTGTCCAGACTCAGACGAGGCAGAGTAACATCTCTAGCCACCACCAGCACAAACTGACCATCTCTTATACACTGGACAGTCACTGTAACGAGAGACAGAGGAAGTTATCAGGTAATCAGCTTGGAAAGAAACTGGTTTCACACCCCTACCTGACATTCCATAATAACACTGCAATCCATTAAAGCAGCAGTTTATAGCTTCACACTCTGCACCACTAATACCaggttgtccacactggatctgCTCATAATCAGCTACAGCACACTTGTCAAGGGGTTCTGACTGCACAACTGGCTTCTGAAGTGGAAACTTCTGAGAAAACTGTTGTTCAGTTTGCTGGAAGACTGGAGATTGATGCTCCTGGGGAAAATTACCGAATTGTGGCACGGCATGACCAAACGCACAAAACCATGCGCAAAAAGCCACAAGACAACCAATCCCTGTACTTCCCACCATCTTGCCACGAGTAGACACTCTAAGAGTCCTGTGTTTAGTCTTATATACTCTTTAAACCCTCAGTCAGAATTTGCAGCGCCCCCTTGATCAATTTACAATGATTGTTCTCCAGACCTGCTGGAAGCTACATACAGGGTAAATTCTGTTCACTCTCAAGATTTTATATGGTCGTGTTTTGACCAATCTCTACCAAGCTAGTGAAAATAAAGCGTACTTTCAGAAATGAAAAGTTCTcaacatttgtttgcttttaagtTTTCACAAAGTTCAAGTTTCTCAAAGTGTGGGGAGGGCCCCACTGGTGGTGAATAGACACATGACAGGTGGGACTCAACAAATGAGAGGAAATTGGGTCATTTTGATTAATTCCTTTATTCATTGACCATACATTCGAAACAAAACAAGGACACATTCAAATGAAAGCCTTCCTTAAAACAGACTGCGAAGATAATGTAACATGGAACCATAGTAGCATTCGAAAATGATTTCACGTCGAAATGTTAATTGAAGGGGCACAAAAACTTTAAGGTGGAGAGGCAGTAGGCGGTAGCAGGTATAAAAGTTAGCAATTATTAAGTTTTTGAAGAATAAATATGCCAATGGAATGTTTTTGTAACAGAAAATTGCTTATTATTCTTTTGTCTGTATTCTGTCTATTGGTTGATGTCTCTCACGTAGATACGTTGCTCTAATATTCCTACTATTGACGTACTTATAAAACCTGAGGAAATCTCTTCCgtggtgtttttattttgtgcctagtatgtttcaaaatgaacattatcCAAATGTTATTCGACCACGCTTTACATTTCACCTTCTcctcatctttttttttcttcccttgTCCCTAAAACCGcaccattttaaaatgtctctttatttttcgTTTGGATAAATGAgtaatttaattttagtaaTCGATTGGTTTGGggcttatttgttttttgtaattattcgTTTATGAAAGGTGATAAGAAAGTTGAATTGAGCCAAACCTGTGTCCGTTAAAACCACCTCATTAAAATGATCTTGTGAATAATTATCATGTATCTTGTTTATCtgtcagttaaaaaaaaacattttagcaataatattttaatggCAAATATACATATAGAACACGAACGTAAATTAACTGCTGAAAGCTCAATATTAATGCTTTGAATTGAAAACAAAGCACATTATAAAACACGGTCAATTTAAGAACATATCAAGGTCAATGGTTATGTTACATTAgctttacaataataaacaacatgtttaattgtACATGAATGTCGGCTGAGACTGTTTTGCGGTCCTGTCTGGTATTCTGTTCCGTGGGCTCATGGGATATATTAATATAGAAGTGTCTGTCGCTGAGTTCATCGGAATCTGGGCGTCACCAGTAAGCCAAACGCGAATTTCTCGCATACTGTTTTGGGAATACAGACGATACGAAATACTAATCGTTAGTCGACTTCTTTTTGCCTACTACATAGTAAGCAAGGATGCCTTTTCGGAATCAGTATACCCGTGTAGGCGTGGACAAGGcctcatttaaaaaagcttAATACAAAGTACTAACGTCCCAATTTCCATCTGCGTTCTAATTGTCCAACAACATCCACCTGTTGCAAGCTGGAAAGGTAAATGAACAAGTCTGGAATAGCATTACGCCAATCATTAGAGGGGTGGAGCCTGATTCCCagatgtataaatgttaatGCTGGCCTTCGAATGCTTCATGGAAACTCAAGTACAGCAATGATGGGGCTGTTTCAAGCTGGATTTGGTTTGTTACTGGTGTTTGCATTTGGCATGTCGGATGCACAATGGCGAGGAAGATCAGCTCAAACACAGAACCCTAGTACATTTAGGCCTTGGTCACAAATGCAAGTTCCTCAGCAGAGTGAAACCAGAATGCTTCAGTCTCCTCAAACCAACAACCCCATGCTTGTGCCACAGAGATTTCCTTCTCAGTTTTCAATGCAGACTCCTGGTGTTGTTGGTGGAAAGCCTGGTCAAGATCCTCTTGGTGTTCAGTCTAAACAGCTTTTGCAGGGTCCCATGGAAAAACTGATGTGGACTTTTCCAACCCTACCCGAAGAACCTGTACAGCCAGAGATTTCTTTTGAGCTGCGGAACCCTTTGTCTCCCAATAGTGTAGGGGCTCAGTGTGGTGAGAATTCCTTGTATGTGGAAGTGATGGAAGACTTCTTTGGGACTGGACAACTACTAATGGCTTCAGGTTTTGCACTGGGAGGCTGTGGACCAACAGGGCAGGACAATAATGCTAAAGTGCTCCTCTTTGAATCAGAACTGCATGGATGTGGCAGCATGTTAACTGTGAGAAGACTGATCCTCTTCCCAAAAGTGATTGATTTAGTTTTGAATAATTCTTTAGTAACATTCTTGTTTCGTTAGGTGACCGAAGATGAGCTTGTTTATATCTTCTCCCTGGTCTATACTCCCCAAGAGTTTTCAAATGGTGTTCCTATTGTCCGGAGTAGTGGTGCTGTGGTCAGTATTGAGTGTCACTATCCAAGGTATGGTTCTGGGTTCAAGGTGGCTCTATTCTCATGCGtgtagtaaaaatatattgcgGTGACCAACCTTTTTCTATAATTTACAGAATGCATAATGTGAGCAGCAATGTCCTGGTGCCCACGTGGTTACCATATGCAGATACTAAGGTTGCAGAAGAGCGTTTGGTGTTCTCTCTCGCTTATGACTGGTATGTATTATGTAGGGTTTAATGTAGTTTCAACTCAACTTTGTAGACCTTATCAATTTTTTTCCTTACAAGATGAGTGGCAGTTTGAGAGACCCTCAAACCAGTATTTCCTCGGTGACATTGTGAATATTGAGGCCTCTGTGAAGACGTTCAACCATGTACCTCTACGTGTTTTTGTGGACTGTTGCATAGCCACTATGTCCCCTGACGTGAACTCCGCTCCCAGATACTCCTTCATTGAGAATAATGGGTAAGGCATTTACCCAGCCTATCCTAGAAGTATTCCATGTTGTTTAACCGTTCATTCTTCACCCGGTGCCTGGTTGATGCGAAGTTCACCGGCTCGAGCTCTCGCTACCTGCCTCGAACTCAAATTGATAAGCTGCAATTTCAGCTGGAGGCTTTCCGGTTTCAGCAAGCGAACAGTGGGCTGGTATgtatttgctttagttgagtACATTCTAGTGCACTGTTTGGAAACCCAAACCCTGTTGTCTTTGCAGGTctacatcacatgcattttgaaAGCGGTTCCTGTAGCCACTCCAACAAATTCTGAGCACAAGGCTTGCTCATTCTCCTCTAATGGGTATGTTGCCCCCAAATGGCCTTCACTGGGTCCGTAGGCTGACGTTTATCATTGAggatgtgtctttgtttggcAGGTGGGTGTCTGTGGATGAATCTGATCAGGTGTGTGGCTGCTGTGACTCTACCTGTAGCAGCAGTAGTTCAAGCGATCAGGTTCTTGGAGGTATGTGTTAaaacacggactaactaaaaGTGATTCTGATTATGGTCTTGGAAGTTTCTCACTACTTGTCTGTTCTCTATAGATCTAAGGTGGGAGCAAGCATCTGTTGGGCCCCTGAATGTGAAGGAATTTGGCCTTGGTCGACTTTAATTTGAAATGGCCTTGAGACCATGTGATGAATAAACCTTTTAAGTGATTTATACATGGTCTATAAGTGGTCGTCTTGCATATCTCATTTAGATgtttgccattttattgttccaaTTTGTCACTCAAAGCCCTTTTACCTTGAAAAGCGTGTACTTGTTACAGCACTCTTACTGATTTTTTGCTAGGTAATGGATGGTAGGTACAAAAGCTTGTACCTTCCCAAAAATAACATCCCTATACCCTGAGGTAAAATGGGTGAACAACGATTTAGAACTTCACACAAACTGCAAATTCTTCTCTAGATTAGGTTGAAGTGTTTTCTGAGGGTCAAGGATGTTTTAGGCTTGGCGCTGCAAAGACTCATGTAGCTTGTAAAGAACTCCATGTTAATGACATGGCTTCTCTAGCAGTTACTGCAATGCATATGTGGCATGTGGTGTTAATTAAGCTACAGTCTTTCTTGAGTGACATTGCTGAAGCATGAACATTAATTCTTGCCCCTGTACACAATGTTTGATTTAGTATGCACATGCTATTAGATTTTGGCTTATCAATTTTGTTTTAGCAACGCAACTGACAACCTTCGCGTTAAACCCTTAACTGTATTGGACTGTTTATTCAGAGAATATCTTTAGGGGATAGTGATAGAACTTTTTGCCGCATATTCCAATGTCCGGTGACTTGAACCTCTACCTGCCAACTGATTTTTAGTAAAAACAGGCAGTTACtgttacacaacacattttggtGACCCTGGACTACAAAACCAGTCCTATAGTGGCAGTAGTCAACAATACATGGCAGGtgacaatttttcttttatgccaaaaatcattgggATCTTTGGTAAAGATGcgttccatgaagatatgtTCATGTCCTAGAGTAAGTGGATGTAGCAaagtcacataaaaaaatggcCAGAAATGCACCTACAAACTTCGCTCTCTGCTACCTGCTCTCTGGGGAATTTTAGCTTTTGACCGTCATTACAGCGGAAAGCTGTTTCTTgcgaaacaaaaaagaaaatgttattgaaCAAATTTGTACTACAATTgtccagaaaaaaaataagatgcaTGTTTTAAGGCGTGACTCCTAATTGAAGAATCCCAGAGGGTAAAGAGCATAGGTGTATTTTGCAGGTGGAAGGGTGGTAAATTTTGTCCCCACCAAttattgaaagaaataaaaaatatggagTGTCCATTCACCGTGCTAGTAGCCCTCCTTGTAAGCAGATGCTATTTATGCTAACTCCGCCCATCAGTATCAGATTGGAATAGCCAAAATGTAAGAAAAGCACACGAATATTGACTGTTCAAATGGCGTGGAGCGTAAAGCATGTTACCAACATTTCGTCGTGGGTTCAGGACTGCTgtttgttgaacttttcctcTATCACATATCAGATTGTaaaggtatttatttttaacagaatgataaaaaatatttgaaaatggctGCTCAAGTCGagatggctgtgtgttgagtttttTACATTCCTATAAAAGCTGTACACTTACTACTTTAGATtatagcaaagtgtcatttcttcagtgttgtcacacaaaaagatataataaaatgtttacataaatgtgaggggtgtactcacttctgtgattttataaattttcAGAATACAGTAGAAGTGGAATTTTTCTTCTGGCACTCAGAAGTCTTGCAATGAGAAGTCTTGCAAATCGTTTCAAGTGAGCTGCTACACATGAAACTTAAAGCTGGGATTCATGCTGGAAGAAATGATGCATCCCATATCGCACCAATACAGGACGCAACTTGTCTCGTATTttagagtaaatattttgtggtttttaaggtcctactttggtttatgtagtGTGCAACAACAAGATTACGTACATCCGTACGTCTAATAATATCCAGTTATTATTACCTCACTTCTTTTTTGACTCTCAATTGATTTGAttggcgattcatctgtctaataccctcctttctgtcagcctactctgatctg encodes:
- the LOC130408299 gene encoding zona pellucida sperm-binding protein 4-like, with translation MVGSTGIGCLVAFCAWFCAFGHAVPQFGNFPQEHQSPVFQQTEQQFSQKFPLQKPVVQSEPLDKCAVADYEQIQCGQPGISGAECEAINCCFNGLQCYYGMSVTVQCIRDGQFVLVVARDVTLPRLSLDTVRLLGGSEASCGPVGSTPSFAIYQFPVTDCGTSMTEENGYVVYENRMTSSYEVGIGPLGSITRDSQFELLFQCRYSATAVEALVVDVNTVPPPPPVAAPGPLRVELRLANGQCVTKGCAEGDEAYTSYYGEDEYPVTKVLREPVYVEVGILERTDPNLVLMLGHCWATSAPSPLSLPQWDLLVDGCPYQDDRYLTALVPEVGSSGLQFPTHYKRFVVKMFTFVDPSSLAPLQETIYIHCSTAVCHPASGSCEQSCARKRRAVAENRSEETVVSSGGVFFTM